Genomic window (Sphingomonas sp. S1-29):
AAGGAAGACGATTACATGGCAATCAGCATGCGCCTGTCGCGCGGTGGTTCGAAGAAGCGCCCTTATTACCGCATCGTGATCGCCGATGCGCGCGCACCGCGCGACGGCAAATTCATCGAGAAGATCGGCACGTACAACCCGTTGCTGGCCAAGGACGATGCCGAGCGGATCAAGCTCGACAACGAGCGTGCAGCCCATTGGCTGAGCGTCGGCGCGCAGCCGACCGACCGCGTTGCCCGCTTCCTCGACGCAGCCGGCCTGCGCGAGCGTGCGGCGCGCAGCAACCCGAACAAGGGCAAGCCCGGCGAGAAGGCGACCGAGCGCGCCGAAGAGCGTGCAGCCAAGGTCCAGGCAGCTGAAGACGCTCGCCGCGAAGCCGAGGAAGCCGCCAAGGCGAAGCCTGCCGAGGAAGCCGCTCCCGCCGAGGAAGCAGCGACCGAAGACGCGACCAACGAAGGCGAGAGCGCGGCCGCACCGGCCGAGGGCTGAACCGATGTCCCCCTCCCGCCTGGCGGGAGGGGTTAGGGGAGGGGCCGTGGGCCTCTAGCGAACGTCTATGTCAACAAGCCCCCCCTCGACTCCTCCCGCCAGCGGGGCGGGAGACAAGCGCGTGACGCTCGCCGTCGTCACCGGTGCACACGGCATCGGCGGCGAGGTGCGGCTGAAGGTCTTCGCCGAGGATCTCGCGCCGCATAAGAGCTTCAACGATGGCGCGCTGACGGTGAAGGCGCTGCGGATCGTCCCGGCAGGCGCGATTGTGCGCTTCGCCGAGGTCGCCGATCGCAACGCTGCCGAGGCGATGCGCGGCACCGAACTGACCGTTCCGCGCTCGGCGCTGCCGCCGCTGGCCGAGGGCGAATATTATCATGTCGACCTGATCGGGCTGCCGGTAGTGAGCACCGACGGCGATGCGGTCGGCCGCGTCGTGGCGATCGATAATTTCGGCGCCGGCGACGTGATAGAGATCGAAAAGCCCGTCGACGACCAAGGACGCGCCAAGCGCTTCATGGTGCCGATGCGGCCCGAAGCGGTGCCCGAATGGGATGCCGCGCGGATGCTACTGGATAGCGCCTACGTCGAGGATTGAGCGGCGGGTTCAGCGCCGGATCGGCGTGCGCTCGTTGAGCAGGTTACGAATCGTCGTCGCCGCCACGCCGGCCTGGCCCATCGCGTTGCTGATCTGATCGAGCCCAAGCACCACATCGCCCGCCGCGAACAGCCCGGGGACGCTGGTGCGCATATGGCTGTCGACCTTCAGGCTGCCGTCTTCGGCGGTCTCGGCCCCCGCGGCGATGGCGAGGTCCGAGCGGATCGTCGAGCCGAGTGCGGGATATACGCTGTCGAACGATAGCGGGCCGGTGGCGGTTTCGACGACGAAACGCTCGTCTTCGATGCGATAATCGCCGCAGGGGCCATCGACGCGGACGATGCCGGCGTCGTCGAGCTTGGCGAGGCAGGCGGCGTCGAGATCATGCTCGCTGTCGGGCGCGATCAGCGTGACGTCGGCGGTGTAGGCGCGCAGGAACAATGCTTCCTTCATGCCGTGGTCGCTGGTGCCGATGACGCCGACGCGCTTGTCGGTGACCTCATAGCCGTCGCAGACCGGGCAGTAGCGCAGCAGGCCGCGAAGCAACGCGTCGTCATGAAGCGCGTCGTCGAGCGTCTTGGGGCGCAAATTCACGACGCCCGTCGCGAGCAGCACCGTGCGCGCGGCGAAATCGTGATTGGCGGTGCGGACGATGAAGTTCTCGCCAGCGGTTTCGATTGCGGTGACGACGCGGTTCTCGCGCGACACGCCGAAGCTCTTGGCCTGTTCGTGCATCAACCGCAGTAGCTCGGGGCCCTCGACGCCGCCGGGATAGCCGGCGTGGTTGTGCGTTCGTGGGATCATCGCCGCACGGCTGTCGCCGCTGTCGAACAACCGGATCGAGAGGTGATAGCGCGCGAGATAGATCGCCGCGGTAAGGCCGGCGGGCCCGCCGCCGATGATGATGCAGTCGTCCATTGGGGCCGCCCTTGTGCTGAATGCGCCGCGTATATACGTTCGGTATCTACGGAGGTTGCAATGAGCCGGGAATATCGCGCGAAAGTTTTCAAGTCGGGTAATTCGGTGGCGTTGCGACTGCCGAAGTCGCTTGGCGTGCTGGAGGGCACCGAAATGATCCTGCGCGAGGACCATGGCCAATTCGTTTTCGAACCCGCTCCGGTGGAACCTGAACTGATCGACTTGACGGGAATTGCCGGGTCGATGCCTTGGTTGAAGCCGCTCACCCAAGAGGAACGCGAGTTCGAAGATAATCCACGTGAGTGGCACCTATTAGAGCCCAAACATGGCTAATCCGCAGTTTCTCATTGATTCAAACATCGTCATTTATATTTTGGCCGATGCAAGCTCGCCCGCCGCGCTGCGCCTGCAAGAGATGGCACGCGGAAGCGTCGTTACCTCGTCGATCGCTTATGCCGAGGTTATGCGCGGCTTCGTCCATGCCGATCCCGCGACCCTCCAGCGGGCCGCGCAGTTCTTCGCGGTGATCGAAGCGTTGCCATTCGACCGAAACGCCGCCGAACAGTATTCGCGGTTGCCCTTCCGCCGCGGCAGTTTCGACCGGCTTATCGCGGCTCATGCACTCTCCTGCAAACTCACGCTGGTCACGGCAAATGAGCGCGACTTTAATGACGTGACGGCATTGCAGGTTGAGAATTGGGCGCGATGAGATCGACGTTCGATGACGAGCCGGTGCTTATCGCGGTACCTCAGCCGTGAAAATATACGAGAGGGGCATTGCAGGGGGAAGGCATCACCGACTTCGGGAAGGCACAGGCGCCACGCCATATTGCTCGCGCCCTGCAATTGCGCGAGTGGGTCAAGGCATGACCTTCGCCGCCACCATCCTCACCCTCTACCCCGAGATGTTCCCCGGGCCGCTCGGCGCATCGATCGCAGGGCGGGCGCTGCGCGAGGGGCGGTGGGGGCTCGAGGCGGTGCAAATTCGCGACTTCGCCACCGACAAGCATCGCTCGGTCGACGATACCCCGGCGGGGGGCGGGGCGGGGATGGTGATGCGCGCCGATGTGATCGCCGCCGCGCTTGGCAGCGTTGAGGGGGGAAGGCCCGTCCTTGCGATGACCCCGCGTGGTGCGCCGCTGACGCAGGCGCGGGTGCGCGCGCTGGCGGGGGGGCCGGGGGTAACGATCCTGTGCGGCCGGTTCGAGGGGATCGACGAGCGGTTGTTCGCGGCGCGCGACATCGAACAGGTCTCGATCGGCGATTACATATTGTCGGGGGGCGAGATGGCGGCGCTGACGCTGCTCGATGCTTGCATTCGACTGCTTCCCGGCGTAATGGGCGCGGCTTCTAGCGGGGACGACGAGAGCTTCGAAACGGGGCTGCTCGAATATCCGCAATATACCCGACCGGTAGAATGGGAGGGCCGCACGATCCCCGAAGTGCTGCGATCGGGGGATCATGCGCGGATCGCGGCCTGGCGAAAGCAACAGGCCGAGGTCGATACACGGTCACGGAGGCCGGATCTGTGGGAGCGTCATGAGGACGCTCGGGTCCAGTCTCCCTCTGGCGCGCGGCGACAGAATAGGAACGAATGAGATGAACCTCATCCAGCAGATCGAGGCCGAACAGATCGCGAAGTTCGCGGCGGCCAAGACCATCCCCGAGTTTCGCGCGGGCGACACCCTCAAGGTCGGCGTGAAGGTCGTCGAGGGCGAGCGTACGCGTACCCAGAATTACGAAGGCGTGTGCATCGCGCGTTCGAACAAGGGCATGGGTTCGAACTTCACCGTGCGCAAGATCAGCTTCGGCGAGGGCGTCGAGCGCGTCTTCCCGCTCTACTCGCCCAACATCGAGTCGATCGAAGTCGTGCGTCGCGGCGTCGTGCGGCGCGCCAAGCTGTATTATCTGCGCGGTCGTACCGGCAAGTCGGCGCGTATCGCCGAGCGCCGCGATCCGCGTCCGGCAAAGACCACCGCTGCCGAGTAATCGATGCGGGCTTGACGGTCGCCCAAGGGCGCGGTGGCTTCGGCTGCCGCGCCCTTTTGCTTTTGCCGGAGCGTTGCTTTTGCCGGCGTGTTGCTTTTGTCGGGCCATGTGGATCAAGCACGGCAGGCGGTCGTTACGCTGCTGACAGGGCCGCGTAGCGATTGGCGCAGGGCGTTGGAAAGCGGGAAAAGATGGGCAGTTCGGACCAGGGACGCGTGGTGCGCAATACGTTGATCGTGCTGCTGCTGGTCGGCGTCGCGATGCTGCTGACGCAATTGTCGTTCGTGTTCCTGTTGATCTTTGCGGCGATCCTGCTGGCCACCTTGATCCGATCGGCCGCGCTGCCGTTCCTGCATATGGGGATGCCCGATACGCCCGCGACGCTGCTAGGGCTGGCAGCGATCGTCGCGCTGCTGTGGCTTGCCGGGTCGCTGTTCGGCGCGCAGCTTGGTGAACAGTTTGTGATCGTCGGCAACCAGTTGCCCGGCGCGATCGCCCGCGCGCAGCAATGGGCGGCGGGCATCCCGTTCTTCCGATCGATGCTGTCGAACACCCCCGACATCCAGAATGTCGCTGGGCGTGTGCTGACCTTCGCTTTTGGCGCGGTCGGCGCAGCAACTAATTTGGTGCTTGTAGTGATCGCAGCGATCTATCTGGCGCTGCAACCCGGGCTCTATGCCGGCGGCCTCGCCAAGCTGTTCCCCAAAAACGAGGGGCCGCGCGTGGCCGAAGCGTTGCGGGCGAGCGGGCTGGCGCTGCGCAAATATCTGCTCGCGCAGTTCGTTACGATGGTCGCGGTGGGAACGCTGGTGGGGGTCGGGCTGACCTTTGTCGGCGTGCCCTCGGCCGCGGCGCTGGGGGTGATCGTCGGCCTCGCCAATTTCGTGCCGTTGGTCGGGCCGTTCATCGGCGCGGTTCCCGGGATATTGCTCGCGTTCGCGCAGAGCCCCGAAACCGGGCTGGCTGCCACTGCGGTGTACATGGTCGCGCAGCAATTGGAGGGAAATTTGCTGACCCCGCTGGTGCAGCGCTTCGCGGTGTCGATCCCGCCGGCGCTGCTGCTGTTCGCGCTGGCGGGGCTGGGATCGCTCTTCGGCGTGCTAGGGGTGATCGTGTCGGCGCCGCTCGCGGTGGTGCTCTATACGCTGGTGACGATGCTGTGGACGCGCGACGCGCTGGGGCACGACGTGAAGGTGCCGGGGATCGATCACGGGGCGTAAGGCTTTACGCGGCCGCCGCGGCTCGCGATAACGGCGCCGAGTCCCGCGTTCGTCGGGCAACGTCACCGGAGAGTTCGAGGAATGCGTAAATGGTTGGTTGGGATTGCGCTCGCGTCGGTGAGCGGTCTGGCGATGGCGGCTGATCCGGTGGCGGCGCAGGCACAGGTGGCGACGCAAGTGGCGAAGCAGGATGGCGGGGCGCTGACGATCGACCGGGTGTTTTCTGGCCCCGACCTCAACGGCCAGAGCGCGCGCGCGGTGAAGCTGTCGCCCGACGGAAAGCTGCTGACGCTGCTGCGCGCGCGTGCCGACGAGCCGAACCGTTTCGATCTGTGGGCGCTCGATACCGCGACCAGCGAGTGGCGGATGCTGGTCGATTCGAAGCAGGTCGGCAGCGGTGCTGAATTGTCCGAGGCCGAGAAGATGCAGCGCGAGCGCGCGCGGATCGGCGGATCGGCGGGGATCGTCGCCTATGATTGGGCACCCGATGGCAAGTCGATTCTGGTGCCGCTCGACGGCGATCTGTACCTCGCGACGCTCGACGGGCAGGTGCGGCGCCTCACGCAGACCGAGGGCGGCGAACTCAACCCGGTGGTTAGTCCGGCGGGGGGCTATGTGTCGTTCGTGCGCGACCAGAATCTGTGGGTGCAGCCGCTGGGCGGCGGCGAGGCGCGGCAGGTGACCAAGGATGGCGCGGGCACCGTCCATTGGGGCGAGGCCGAGTTCGTCGCGCAGGAAGAGATGGATCGCTCGACCGGCTATTGGTGGTCGCCCGGCGACCGGCTGGTCGCGGTCGAACGGTTCGACGAAGCGCCGGTCGGCATCGTCAGCCGCGCGGCGATCGGGGCTGAGGGCACGACGGTGTACGACCAGCGCTATCCCAAGGCGGGGACCGACAATGTCGCGGTCGAACTATATGTAATGCGGCCCGACGGGTCGGGGCAGGTGAAAGTCGATCTGGGGCCCGAGCGCGACATTTATCTGGCGCGGGTCAATTGGCTGCCCGATGGGTCAGCATTGCTGGTGCAGCGCCAGAGCCGCGACCAGAAGACGCTCGATATGCTTCGCGTCGATCCGGCGACGGGCAAGTCGCGCGTGTTGTTCACCGAGCGATCGGGCGAGCGTAGCTGGGTGAATCTGTCGAACGGGCTTCGCGCGCTGAACGACGGCAGCCTGATCTGGTGGTCCGAGCGTGACGGGCACGGGCATTTGTACCGCTTCCGCGACGGCAAATGGACGCAGCTTACCAAGGGTGATTGGGAAGTCGCCGATGTGGTCGGCGTCGACCAGGCCAAGGGGCGGATCACCTTCCTGGGCAATAAGGACGGCGTGCTCGAACGGCACCTCTACACCGTCGACATCGCCAAGCCGGGTGCGGTCACGCGGTTGACCGAGGCGGGGTGGTGGCATGGCGCGAGCATGGATTCGAGCGGCACCCGGCTGATCATCACCCGGTCGAACATCAACCAGCCGGCGCAGAGCTATCTGGCGGACGCGGCGGGCAAGCGCTTGTCGTGGATCAGCGAGAACCGCGTCGAAGGCGATCACCCCTATGCGCCGTTCCTGGCGAGCCATCGCGAGCGCAGCTTCGGCACGTTCAAGGGGCCGGACGGCACCACGCTGCACTATGAAATGATGACCCCGCCGCTCGAGCCCGGCAAGAAGTATCCCGTGTTCTTCCAGCATTATGGCGGGCCGCATTCGCAGACGGTCAGCCGCGCCTGGGGCGGGGCGTTGCAGCAGATGATCGTCGATCGCGGCTGGATCTGGTTCCAGATCGACAATCGCGGCGCCGCCAATCGCGGCAAGGCGTTCGAGGATCATCTGTACCACGCGATGGGCAGCGTCGAGGTTGCCGACCAGGTGGCAGGCGCCAACTGGCTGAAGCAGCAGCCCTTCGTCGCGCCCGACAAGATCGCGACCTATGGCTGGTCCTATGGCGGCTACATGACGCTCAAGATGCTCGAGGCGGCGCCGGGCGTGTTCGCTGCGGGGATCGCTGGCGCGCCGGTGAGCAAATGGGACCTGTACGACACGCACTATACCGAACGCTATATGGGCGATCCGCGCGTCGTGCCCGATGCCTATAAAACCTCGAACACCGTCGAGGATGCGGGCAAGATCGCCGATCCGCTGCTGCTGATCCACGGCATGGCCGACGACAATGTCGTGCTCGAACACTCGACGGTGATGATGGCCAAGCTGCAGCAGAATGCGCGGCCGTTCGAGGTGATGCTGTACCCCGGCCAGACGCACCGCGTCGGCGGCGCGGGGGTGAGCCAGCATCTGTGGGGGACGATCTTCGACTTCCTCGACCGCGAGGTGGTGACCAAGCCAGCGCGATAGTTGCGTTTGGGCATGCCCTAGCGAAAGGGTCTTTCAATCGGAGCGCGCCCGCGTAAACAGCGGGCCGCGCCGTTCGCGCGCCTAATACGGGATAATGGATCATGGGTTATCGGGTGGTGGTCGCAGGCGCGACCGGCAATGTCGGGCGCGAAATGCTCAACATCATGGCGGAGCGCGAGTTTCCGGCCGACGAGATCGCGGTGCTGGCATCGTCGCGCTCGGCGGGTGAGCTGGCCGATTATGGCGAGACCGGGCGCAAGCTGAAGATTCAGAATATCGAGCATTTCGATCCCGCCGGCTGGGACATGGCGCTGTTCGCGATCGGCAGCGAAGCGACCGCGATCCACGCGCCGCGCTTTGCCGCAGCCGGCTGCGTCGTGATCGACAATTCGTCGCTGTATCGGATGGACCCCGATGTGCCGCTGGTGGTGCCCGAGGTGAATGCCGAGGCGATCGACGGCTACAAGGCCAAGAACATCATCGCCAATCCCAATTGCTCGACCGCGCAGATGGTGGTGGCGCTCAAGCCGCTGCACGACGCCGCCAAGGTGCTTCGCGTGGTCGTCGCGACCTATCAGTCGGTGTCGGGCGCGGGCAAGGCGGGGATGGACGAGCTGTTCGAGCAGAGCCGCAACATCTTCGTCGGCGACAGCGCCGAGCCGCGCAAGTTCACCAAGCAGATCGCGTTCAACGTGATCCCGCACATCGACAGCTTCCTCGACGACGGTTCGACCAAGGAAGAATGGAAGATGGTGGTCGAGACCAAGAAGATCCTCGATCCCAAGATCAAGGTGATCGCAACCTGCGTGCGCGTGCCCGTCTTCGTCGGCCATTCCGAAGCGGTGTATGTCGAGATGGAGCGAGAGCTTTCGGCGGAGGACGCGCAGAACCTGTTGCGCGAGGCACCGGGGATCATGCTCGTCGATAAGCGCGAAGATGGCGGCTATGTCACGCCGGTGGAATGTGTCGGCGATTATGCGACTTATGTCAGCCGCGTGCGCGAAGACCCGACGGTCGAGAACGGTCTGGCCTTCTGGTGCGTGTCGGACAATCTGCGTAAGGGCGCGGCGCTGAACGCGGTGCAGATCGCCGAGTTGTTGGGGCGGCGGCATTTGAAGAAGGGTTGAAGGCGTTGTCGCGATGATAGCGTCGTGCTATCATCGCGACATGGAACAAGCGCTCGTCCGCAAGCTCAAGCCCGGAACGCTGGCCGCGTATCGTGCGCTGGCGGTCGAGCGGCAGACGTCGCTCGAAGCCGAGTTGCGGACAGTGATCGAGACGCATGCGCCGAAACGAGCGAAAGATGTCGAAGCACTGACCGCCCTTTCGCGCGGCTTACGGCTGCGGACGCACGGCGTGCCGTCGGACAGCACGCCCTTCCTGCGGCAGGCGCGCGATACCAATGCGGGTAGGCTGGACCCAGGCGAATAAATGCTCGTCATCGATGCCAGCGTTGCAGTGAAGTGGCTGGTCGAAGAGCCCGGCAGTGAAGCGGCCGAGAAAATTCTCGGCGATCCGCGTGCGTTGGTTGCTCCCGATTGGATCGTTGCCGAGGTTGCGAATGCGCTGTTGAACAAGGTAGCGCGCGGCGAAATGACCGCAGGCGACGCGAGCGAGGGCGTTGAGACGTTACCGCGTTTCTTCCACGATCTTTATCCCGCCGAACGCCATATCGCGTCCGCCATGCAACTCGCCCTGACGCTGCAGCATGCATTTTATGACTGCTTGTATCTTGCGCTGGCGATCGACGTCGGCGCTATCCTGGTCACTGCGGACAAGCGCTTCGCCGATGCCGTTCGGCAGGCTGCGCGCGGCCATCCCCTTCAACTTCTCGACGAGGTTTGATGTCCCACATACAACACCATTTCACCAGTTTCGACGGCACCAAGATCGCCTGGACCGAGGTCGGCGAGGGGCGGCCCGTCGTGCTGATCCACGGCTATATGTCGGACGCGCATACCAATTGGGTGCGCTATGGGCATGCGGCAAAGATCGCCGCGGCGGGGCGGCGGGTGATCATGCCCGACCTTCGCGGGCACGGGCACAGCGATCGGCCACACGATGCTTCGGCCTATCCATCCGATGCGCTGGCGATGGATGGCGAGGCATTGATCGCGCATCTGCGGCTGACCGATTACGACCTGGGTGGCTATTCGCTCGGCGCGCGCACCGCGATGCGGATGATAGCGCGCGGGATCGTGCCCGCGCCGAAGCGCGTGGTGTTCGCCGGCATGGGGCTCGAGGGGTTGCTCGACACCCATCGCCGCGCGGGGCATTTCCGCGACATCCTCGACAATCTGGGCAGCTATGAACGCGGATCGCCCAAATGGATGGTCGAGGCGTTCCTCAAGACCACCAAGGGCGATCCGGTGGCGCTGCGCCACGTGATCGACACCTTCGTCGATAGCTCGCGTGAGCAGGTGCTGGCGGTCGAGCAGCCCGTGCTGGTGCTGGCGGGCGAAGAGGATGACGATAACGGGTCACACGCCGAACTCGCCGCCCTGCTCGCCAACGCGACATTGGTCGAGGTGCCCGGCGGCCATATGAGTTCGGTGACCAAGCCCGAAATGGGCGATGCGCTAGCGGCGTTCCTGCGCGACTGAGGCAGCCGTTCGTGCTGGCGGCTACTCGGTACGAACGGAAGGCTGCACTTCGGGGATCGTGCTTTCATCGGCGATCCCGGCGGCGAACGACGCACTCGAATCGGTGCCATCGGGCTGGTGCGCGCCGGTCGCCTGGACGGCGAACACCGGCGGCTGCGGCTTGCGGGTGAGCAGATAGGCGGCGGCGCCGAGGCCAGCGATCATTGTCGCAGCCGCCAGCGGGCGCATCTGCGCTTCGAGCGTCACGCTCTGGCGGCGGACATAAATGTCCTGGTTCGATCGCTCGCGGCCATCCTTGCGTGGTTCGAACAGATTATCTTCGGCACCGGCCTCGGCAGGCTGGTCGATCGTTTGCGCGGTGCGGCCCATGAAGCTTTCGATCACCAGATCGGTCATCCGCGGCATCGCATTGCCAAGCCCCGAGATCATCAACCCGACCCCGCCGACGGTGAGCTCGCGCTTGCGGTTGGCCGCGGCGAAGCAGATCGCCTTGGCGACCAGTTCGGGATCGTAGACGACCGGCGGGATGCGGGCGGGGGCGCCGATCTTGTTGCGCGCATGTTCGGGATAGGGGGTGTTGATCCCCGCGGGCTTGATGAGCGTGATCGACACCGGCTTGCCCGCGGCTTCGACCTCGGTGCGCAGCGCTTCGGTGAAGCCGAGCACCGCATGCTTGGCGGCGCTGTACGCGCCCTGCAGCGAGATGGCGCGTTCGGACAGCACCGAGCCGATGTTGATCAGCGCGCCGCCGCCGCGTTCGTCGAGCCGGGGCACCGCGAACAGCGACGCCCGCACCAACGCAAAATAGCCGACTTCGAAGACCCGGCGATGCCCCTCGATGCTGGTGTCGAGCAGTTCGGCATACATCGCCGCCGCGGCATTGTTCACCCAGGTGTCGAAGCCGCCGAAGCGTTGGTCGGCGAGCGCGCCGATCCGCTGCGGTGCATCCTCATCGGTGACGTCGAGCGTGAGATAGGCCGCCTTGCCGCCGCGGAGGATGATTCCCTCGGCCGCCTCGCGCACCGCATCCTCGTTGCGCGCAACCAGCACGACCCGCGCGCCGGCACGTGCGGCACGGCGCGCGGTCGCGAGACCGATCCCCGACGAGGCGCCGGTGATGACGATCGTCTGTTCGGCGAGCGGCTTGAGTGCGGTGGCCATGCTGAAACTCCTGCTGAGATTTGCCTGGTCAACGCACGAGGTCGCCAGGCTCTCCCAACAAGATCAACGAAAGGGCGGCTCGTTGAACGCGCGCAGCTTTCGGCTGTGCAGCTTGTCGCCCTCTCGGCGCAATTCCTCACACGCCTCGATGCCGATCCGCATATGCTCGCTGATCGCGCGTTCGTAGAAGCGGTTGGCCTGGCCCGGCAGCTTGAGTTCGCCGTGGAGCGGCTTGTCCGAGACACACAGCAAGGTGCCGTAGGGTACGCGGAAGCGATAGCCCTGCGCGGCGATCGTCGCCGATTCCATGTCGATCCCCACCGCGCGGCTGAGCGAGAAGCGCAGCGCCGAGGCCGAGAAGCGAAGCTCCCAATTGCGATCGTCGGTCGTGACGATCGTGCCGGTGCGGAGCCGGCGCTTGAGGTCGTCGCCCGACTGGCCCGAGACGGTCGCGGCGGCGCGCGCGAGCGCGAGCTGCACCTCGGCGATCGCCGGCACCGGAATCGCGGGGGGCAGCACTTCGTCGAGCACATGGTCGTCGCGAAGATAGGCGTGCGCCAGCACATAGTCGCCGATCCGCTGGCTGGGGCGCAAGCCGCCGCAATGGCCGATCATCAGCCACGCCTCGGGCC
Coding sequences:
- the rpsP gene encoding 30S ribosomal protein S16, encoding MAISMRLSRGGSKKRPYYRIVIADARAPRDGKFIEKIGTYNPLLAKDDAERIKLDNERAAHWLSVGAQPTDRVARFLDAAGLRERAARSNPNKGKPGEKATERAEERAAKVQAAEDARREAEEAAKAKPAEEAAPAEEAATEDATNEGESAAAPAEG
- a CDS encoding type II toxin-antitoxin system VapC family toxin, with translation MLVIDASVAVKWLVEEPGSEAAEKILGDPRALVAPDWIVAEVANALLNKVARGEMTAGDASEGVETLPRFFHDLYPAERHIASAMQLALTLQHAFYDCLYLALAIDVGAILVTADKRFADAVRQAARGHPLQLLDEV
- a CDS encoding DPP IV N-terminal domain-containing protein — protein: MRKWLVGIALASVSGLAMAADPVAAQAQVATQVAKQDGGALTIDRVFSGPDLNGQSARAVKLSPDGKLLTLLRARADEPNRFDLWALDTATSEWRMLVDSKQVGSGAELSEAEKMQRERARIGGSAGIVAYDWAPDGKSILVPLDGDLYLATLDGQVRRLTQTEGGELNPVVSPAGGYVSFVRDQNLWVQPLGGGEARQVTKDGAGTVHWGEAEFVAQEEMDRSTGYWWSPGDRLVAVERFDEAPVGIVSRAAIGAEGTTVYDQRYPKAGTDNVAVELYVMRPDGSGQVKVDLGPERDIYLARVNWLPDGSALLVQRQSRDQKTLDMLRVDPATGKSRVLFTERSGERSWVNLSNGLRALNDGSLIWWSERDGHGHLYRFRDGKWTQLTKGDWEVADVVGVDQAKGRITFLGNKDGVLERHLYTVDIAKPGAVTRLTEAGWWHGASMDSSGTRLIITRSNINQPAQSYLADAAGKRLSWISENRVEGDHPYAPFLASHRERSFGTFKGPDGTTLHYEMMTPPLEPGKKYPVFFQHYGGPHSQTVSRAWGGALQQMIVDRGWIWFQIDNRGAANRGKAFEDHLYHAMGSVEVADQVAGANWLKQQPFVAPDKIATYGWSYGGYMTLKMLEAAPGVFAAGIAGAPVSKWDLYDTHYTERYMGDPRVVPDAYKTSNTVEDAGKIADPLLLIHGMADDNVVLEHSTVMMAKLQQNARPFEVMLYPGQTHRVGGAGVSQHLWGTIFDFLDREVVTKPAR
- a CDS encoding AbrB/MazE/SpoVT family DNA-binding domain-containing protein, producing the protein MSREYRAKVFKSGNSVALRLPKSLGVLEGTEMILREDHGQFVFEPAPVEPELIDLTGIAGSMPWLKPLTQEEREFEDNPREWHLLEPKHG
- a CDS encoding aspartate-semialdehyde dehydrogenase encodes the protein MGYRVVVAGATGNVGREMLNIMAEREFPADEIAVLASSRSAGELADYGETGRKLKIQNIEHFDPAGWDMALFAIGSEATAIHAPRFAAAGCVVIDNSSLYRMDPDVPLVVPEVNAEAIDGYKAKNIIANPNCSTAQMVVALKPLHDAAKVLRVVVATYQSVSGAGKAGMDELFEQSRNIFVGDSAEPRKFTKQIAFNVIPHIDSFLDDGSTKEEWKMVVETKKILDPKIKVIATCVRVPVFVGHSEAVYVEMERELSAEDAQNLLREAPGIMLVDKREDGGYVTPVECVGDYATYVSRVREDPTVENGLAFWCVSDNLRKGAALNAVQIAELLGRRHLKKG
- a CDS encoding alpha/beta fold hydrolase; this translates as MSHIQHHFTSFDGTKIAWTEVGEGRPVVLIHGYMSDAHTNWVRYGHAAKIAAAGRRVIMPDLRGHGHSDRPHDASAYPSDALAMDGEALIAHLRLTDYDLGGYSLGARTAMRMIARGIVPAPKRVVFAGMGLEGLLDTHRRAGHFRDILDNLGSYERGSPKWMVEAFLKTTKGDPVALRHVIDTFVDSSREQVLAVEQPVLVLAGEEDDDNGSHAELAALLANATLVEVPGGHMSSVTKPEMGDALAAFLRD
- a CDS encoding NAD(P)/FAD-dependent oxidoreductase; its protein translation is MDDCIIIGGGPAGLTAAIYLARYHLSIRLFDSGDSRAAMIPRTHNHAGYPGGVEGPELLRLMHEQAKSFGVSRENRVVTAIETAGENFIVRTANHDFAARTVLLATGVVNLRPKTLDDALHDDALLRGLLRYCPVCDGYEVTDKRVGVIGTSDHGMKEALFLRAYTADVTLIAPDSEHDLDAACLAKLDDAGIVRVDGPCGDYRIEDERFVVETATGPLSFDSVYPALGSTIRSDLAIAAGAETAEDGSLKVDSHMRTSVPGLFAAGDVVLGLDQISNAMGQAGVAATTIRNLLNERTPIRR
- the rplS gene encoding 50S ribosomal protein L19, with amino-acid sequence MNLIQQIEAEQIAKFAAAKTIPEFRAGDTLKVGVKVVEGERTRTQNYEGVCIARSNKGMGSNFTVRKISFGEGVERVFPLYSPNIESIEVVRRGVVRRAKLYYLRGRTGKSARIAERRDPRPAKTTAAE
- the trmD gene encoding tRNA (guanosine(37)-N1)-methyltransferase TrmD produces the protein MTFAATILTLYPEMFPGPLGASIAGRALREGRWGLEAVQIRDFATDKHRSVDDTPAGGGAGMVMRADVIAAALGSVEGGRPVLAMTPRGAPLTQARVRALAGGPGVTILCGRFEGIDERLFAARDIEQVSIGDYILSGGEMAALTLLDACIRLLPGVMGAASSGDDESFETGLLEYPQYTRPVEWEGRTIPEVLRSGDHARIAAWRKQQAEVDTRSRRPDLWERHEDARVQSPSGARRQNRNE
- the rimM gene encoding ribosome maturation factor RimM (Essential for efficient processing of 16S rRNA); the encoded protein is MSTSPPSTPPASGAGDKRVTLAVVTGAHGIGGEVRLKVFAEDLAPHKSFNDGALTVKALRIVPAGAIVRFAEVADRNAAEAMRGTELTVPRSALPPLAEGEYYHVDLIGLPVVSTDGDAVGRVVAIDNFGAGDVIEIEKPVDDQGRAKRFMVPMRPEAVPEWDAARMLLDSAYVED
- a CDS encoding AI-2E family transporter, producing MGSSDQGRVVRNTLIVLLLVGVAMLLTQLSFVFLLIFAAILLATLIRSAALPFLHMGMPDTPATLLGLAAIVALLWLAGSLFGAQLGEQFVIVGNQLPGAIARAQQWAAGIPFFRSMLSNTPDIQNVAGRVLTFAFGAVGAATNLVLVVIAAIYLALQPGLYAGGLAKLFPKNEGPRVAEALRASGLALRKYLLAQFVTMVAVGTLVGVGLTFVGVPSAAALGVIVGLANFVPLVGPFIGAVPGILLAFAQSPETGLAATAVYMVAQQLEGNLLTPLVQRFAVSIPPALLLFALAGLGSLFGVLGVIVSAPLAVVLYTLVTMLWTRDALGHDVKVPGIDHGA
- a CDS encoding type II toxin-antitoxin system VapC family toxin; translated protein: MANPQFLIDSNIVIYILADASSPAALRLQEMARGSVVTSSIAYAEVMRGFVHADPATLQRAAQFFAVIEALPFDRNAAEQYSRLPFRRGSFDRLIAAHALSCKLTLVTANERDFNDVTALQVENWAR